AAATCATCACATGGAAGACGCTCCAAGTATCAGACTTTCAGAAGAGCAGTTCGAGAAGCAATTGCTGCAGGCTCATAAAATTTTAAGCGAGTTCGCCCAGGTGAAGTGGTTTCGCCCGGCCTCGGGTTGGTTTAACCAACGCATGCTGCGCCAGCTCGAAAAATATAATTACAAATGTGCGCTTGGTTCGGTCTACCCTTATGATGCGGCCATTCATAACGTGAGGTTTCTTTCAAATTACATTTTAGATAACGTGTTTCCCGGCGCGATAATCATTCTTCATGACGGCACACTCGAGCGCAAAGCAACGGTGGATGTATTGAAACGAATTATCCCAAAACTCAAAAGTCATGGATATCGATTTGTTACATTAACGGAATTAACAAAATCCAAATAAGCTTATCAGTCTAACGGGTCGTAACTTTTAACACGGAGGAACACAGAATATCACTGATTTTTATATGAAGTACCTTCGGTGTTTTTTCAGTGTTCCTCAGTGTTTAATTTTTTCTTCGTGAACCGT
This is a stretch of genomic DNA from candidate division KSB1 bacterium. It encodes these proteins:
- a CDS encoding polysaccharide deacetylase family protein — translated: MKRLIKYLIASVLLLGAILVGVVCNPKPLVYRLAYHSPDVLYFVKTEEKIIALTIDDGPHPVVTPKILDVLSEYQVPATFFLIGGRVAGNEEIVRQIVSERHEIGNHHMEDAPSIRLSEEQFEKQLLQAHKILSEFAQVKWFRPASGWFNQRMLRQLEKYNYKCALGSVYPYDAAIHNVRFLSNYILDNVFPGAIIILHDGTLERKATVDVLKRIIPKLKSHGYRFVTLTELTKSK